The following nucleotide sequence is from Thermostaphylospora chromogena.
TCCTCCGCCTACGAATGCCTCATCGAGGGGGTGCTGGAAGCGGGCATCCGGATCGACGCGCTCGGCCTGCAGAGCCATATGCACCAGGGCTACTGGGGTGAGGAGAAGACCCTCGACGTGCTCGACCGCTTCTCCCGCTACGGACTGCCCATCCACTTCACCGAGACGACCCTCGTCTCCGGCCACCTCATGCCCCCGGAGATCGTCGACCTGAACGACTACCAGATACCCGACTGGCCCACCACGCCCGAGGGTGAGACCCGCCAGGCCGACGAGATCGTGCGCCACTACACCACGCTGCTCTCCCACCCGTCGGTGAAGGCGATCACCTACTGGGGCCTCGCCGACGGCGGCTGGCTGGGCGCGCCCGGCGGGCTGGTACGGCGGGACGGCACGCCCAAGCCGTCCTACGAGGCGCTGCACTCCCTCATCAAGGGCGAGTGGTGGCTGTCCCCGACCACGATGACCACCGACGACGCCGGCCGGGTGAGCTTCACCGGTTTCCTCGGCGAATACGAGGTGTCGGCGGGCGACGGCGCCGCGGTCTTCCGCCTCGACGAACCGGGCGAGACCACGGTCGAGGTCGCGCTCTGAGCCGTCCCCGACGCGGCTCTCCGAGGCCCGGGGGGCGGCCGGCGCGGGAGCGCGCAGATCCGTGACGGCGTTCGCGATGCTCGGCGCGGTCCGTGCCGTGGCCCGCGGGCTTCCGCCGGGCCCGCCCCTCGGGCGTCTCGGGCACCGGCCGTGGCGCGCCTAAGCGTTCACGGCCGGCCGTCCTGGATCCCGTGGAGCAGCGCGCGCCCCAGCGGGGTGAGCTCATGAACGACCGTGTTGCCCCAGCGGACGCTGGTGAGCAGCCCGGCGTTGCGCAGCACGGCCGCGTGTTCGCTCGCCGACGACGGCGAGATCCCCAGGGTGCGCGCCAGCTCGGTCGTCGACCGGCCGTCGGCGAGCGTGCGCAGGACGGCCGCCCTGGTCGTGCCGAGCAGAGGCGCCAGCCTTCTCCCGCTGTCCGCGAGCGACCGCGAACGGCTGTGGGCGGCCGGGAAGACGAGGACCGGCGGCAGCACGGGGTCGATGAGCGTGACCGGGGCGTTCCTGCAGAAGTAGGAGGGGATGAGCACTATCCCCCGCCCGTCCAGATAGAGATCCTTGTCTATCGGATAGTCGCTGACCAGCGTCGGCGACTCCCAACGCAGCGGGGACGGCAGGGCGGCCAGCATCGCCTCCACGCCCTTGCGGTGCACGAGATGGCGGCGGACCGCCTGGTCCGCTCGCACCACCTCTTCGACGACCTCCCAGTGCGGGGCCAGCATGACCGTGTAATACTCGCGCACGGCCGCGGCCAGCGCCTTCATGACCACCGCGTTCCGCGTTCCCATCGTGGAGAAGGGCGCGGGAATCCGGCGGCGCAGCGCCGCGAGGTCGGCGCGCATCCGCTGCAGGGGCGTGGACAGCAGTGCTTCCAGACCGGCTTCCAGGCCCAGCAGGCCCTCCGGCGGGGTGAGGAAGTCCGG
It contains:
- a CDS encoding ArsR/SmtB family transcription factor — its product is MRPRGRLRIHFTGADLTRTQIASGPDPFWETVLSLCRLRDQAVPPPSSSWGRARERMSRSAYELLSALVPVRGNFPDFLTPPEGLLGLEAGLEALLSTPLQRMRADLAALRRRIPAPFSTMGTRNAVVMKALAAAVREYYTVMLAPHWEVVEEVVRADQAVRRHLVHRKGVEAMLAALPSPLRWESPTLVSDYPIDKDLYLDGRGIVLIPSYFCRNAPVTLIDPVLPPVLVFPAAHSRSRSLADSGRRLAPLLGTTRAAVLRTLADGRSTTELARTLGISPSSASEHAAVLRNAGLLTSVRWGNTVVHELTPLGRALLHGIQDGRP